TTAGCCTTTGGGTATTATGCCGTGGGAACAGGCTATTCCAAGCAATATGTCGAAAAAGTGTCACCTTATGCGTTCTTTACCATTTTATTTGACATATTTTATACattctacatattttatacGGAAAAGTTTACACTTACACGATTTCTACAAGCGACATCTAGCACTGATTTGGAAAACCAAAAGtaaaatgtatgtaaaaactttgaattgaatttatttaactaacggaaaatatttttaaactaggCACAAAAAAGTAACGAATAAAGCCTATGAAGTTTGTGAGAATCGCCCAATCTGCAgtcaaattccaatttaaccATTAATTAAGTTCACAcacgagtttttttttatatcattttaatttcTGCACAtagtatacatacatactaattcataaagtttttttttataactttctaTGTCTTGCTGCTGTTTTGGTTGCTGTACATGCATCTTACACATTTTGTTTCAGGGATgttacatttaattatttgcgtttcttttttttataatttaacggCCACCATCGATTTTATTGCATTCGGtttatattagtttttatttattatacggCACACTTATCTGGGGGAAGTGCCGGTTGAAAGAGCAAgcaattatttcacattaaattTTGTGATAGCTTCAAAAAGTGCCTtaggaattttagaaaaatacatggATGTTTCCatggaaaagttaaaaaattgtagaatTCTCATTGTTTTATTCTGTATAGCCTTTTACAAGATTGCCTAATACTTTTTGAACTCCCTGGGCTTTGGTTTGGAATTTAAAGAAAGAGGCACCCGCACCTTTTCCAGATATTGTTTGCGCATCTAGCCATTTAGCTTAGCTTGGGTCTAGCGGTCCCCTAACATTTTTCAATACATATCTAATTGGTTTTgcagttttcttataaatttttgtcaatttGGACGTCGACCGTCTCCGCTCCAAGTTTCCTCTTCTCTTTCATAATATAGTTAGTGTTAGTTTCGGTTTGTGTATTTAGTTAACGATATGTTTGGTATACAAACTTTATAATACCCTGgctatgtttttattttatttgggaTAGCTTAGAACAGCGCAGGTTGGCAACTTTTTGCTGAGCACTTGGGCGATTTTCGATGCCACCTTGAAGCCTGAGGAACAGATCTAAAGTGTTAGGGAAAGAGTCGTTAGCTAATAGCTATAGAGTGGATGATACATCCAAAAGATGGGCAGAGAAATCAAGTGGCTTAGCGAACTAAAGAGGACTTATCCTCGGGAAATATACAGGTTCAGACACTGAAAGCGAAATAATATAGACATTCAGAGTCATGTTCTGAATGGAAAAGTGGAGTCTCCAATTGGTATTCCTAATTTTGAgtagttttttattataattttgttggtttcaatttcggtttcagaacatgacatttttatatagtttCAGTTGAGGGGGGTATTCATTTCTCTAAGTGGTTCTTGTGGCACATTCAAAAGATAGTTTTTAGGGTACATATGTAGGTTTCTAAACTCTACTCGTTTTTATTctgacacacactcacacccaaacactcactcactcacactcacCCCCTAGAACCTAGacaaacatatacatatatagataGACCTGGTGGCTAACTAAAGACGTAACTAAAtcccatttaatttaattctacTGGCCAAGCTTAGCCGGACTGAGCACCAATTCTGGCTCGAATTTGCTCGATGACgacgccgccgctgccgctgtgGGTGGTGAAAGCAGTAGGCTGCTGCCACGCCCCATTACCGAGCCGGCGGATGACGGATGTGATTTTTGGTATGGATCCGCGGAGCTGCTGGTGAAGGATGAGGTGGTCAGTCCGCCCAGCACCACACCGGATGCGGTGGCCGGTCGCATTAGGCTCAGACTTAGACTGGTGGCTCCGCTGGTTTCCAGCACCTGGCCGGGAATACTTGATGTGGCTGTAGATGCGGCATCCCTCGTTGGCGCAGGGTGCGGTATTGTGACATCCCTCGGTGGCGCAGGGAGCGGTAGCAGGCTAATCGTTGTGGTGGTGGGCGGCAGCATTGTGAAGGCCGTTCCGCCGATCCCCTTGGTGGCAGATGCGGCGGAGCTGCTCATGGACATGCCCAGCGGTCCGCGTACCGTCGCCGTTGCGGAATAGGTGTGCGGCAGCGACGGTGGCAGGTCATAGCTCGTCGGATGCGACTGCGACGTGGGCAGCCGGGCCGTGATGGTGggcgtcgtcgtcgttgtcgttgtcgcaGTCATCGTCACCTTGGGCGTGGCCCCCGTCGAGATGCCCGGCCGATTGAGCCGGGGTATCGCACCCGTACTGCAGCTGCTGGGCATTGCCAGTGAAGGAGGAGGTGTGGTCTCATTGCTGGCATCTATGAGGGACGTCTCCTCCACCGCCTCCAGCGAATCCTTGaccgtggaggaggaggacaagGATTGCGACTTTGGTAGATGCTCctgatcctgctgctgctgcctctgctgctgctgctggcgttgCTGCTGCAGGGCCACCCGCTGGCGCACCAGCTTGCTGTCCGGCTTCTCATCCACCGTGCTCAGGGTGGACGTGGCCCTCGTTATCCTCGATGATGTTGGCTCTTTGGTGGTACTACTCGTAACGGCAGTTGTGGCTGTTGTACGTTTGGcaatctgctgctgctgctgctgctcctgatcCCGATCCTGATCCTGCTCCTCGTCGCTCATCTCGCAGGCATTCAGTGCCGTTTGCAGTTTCTTCATCTCCAGTGGCGCATCTAAGGGGAAcacaggaaaaataaaatgtcaagttgaaaaattgcaatattttatagaaaatattttaaattgcaagatttaaattgaattatttgaattaatgtagaaaatattagaaagaaTCTTAGTCATATttacttagaatatttttcgtcatcaaaaataaaaacgtcaTATTAAAGATTCGTATTacttgtttaaattaaataaaagaccttaatattttattaaatatatattatattgcaAGATTTAAATTAGAAGTATTTGAATTAAGGTAGAAAATGTTAGACAAAATGTCAGTTATatgtactttaaatattttactttataaaaaataagaatttcatattaaaatcatatttcaatttaccataatatttaatttaatattttcatatttaaaattaaatcaataaaaatattaattaattctaatattaaaaccaaagttaaatattttgtatagtgATTTTACCACCGCTATCCGGTTCGTTGATGATCGGCACCACACGATTGATGGCCGTCTTCTGTTCGTTCTGCATGAACAAGGATGTGGTGGCTATCTGGCGCAGGGCCTCCATTCCCTCGTTGAGCATTTTGCTCTGGCTGCGTTTGTGTGCTATGGGATATTTGGGCTAAACGATGAAATAATgtataattgttattttaatatttgtattattttaataccaAACCCACCTGAAAACTGGGTCCCCTCGCTATCGACACCCTTTTGCTCTCGTTTCTGAGCAACGACGTCGTGTGATCCGCATCGATCTTGTTGCCGTTTTTCTTGCGCGTCTTTTTACTGGATGAAATGCAGTGCGATGGACAGATGCAGAAGAGTATGCGTAAAATGCAACAGATCAGACCCAATCCTGCAGAGAAACGAACCATTAGTCTATGCCAAAGTGCG
The genomic region above belongs to Drosophila takahashii strain IR98-3 E-12201 chromosome 2L, DtakHiC1v2, whole genome shotgun sequence and contains:
- the LOC108058212 gene encoding rho GTPase-activating protein gacF, which codes for MQAALMLRSKSRVARRRKLRKLGGRLELPSNVATKEIAPFPRYPPESWCAQGRAAWLERGRRCSVQDQQQQQATCHRRWVKRNRIQDASLGGSSDDEDFLGVLRGPSTFANAFLYVGLGTVALGLVIAFVGTGEKGFKTTELRLIGPSLIGLGLICCILRILFCICPSHCISSSKKTRKKNGNKIDADHTTSLLRNESKRVSIARGPSFQPKYPIAHKRSQSKMLNEGMEALRQIATTSLFMQNEQKTAINRVVPIINEPDSGDAPLEMKKLQTALNACEMSDEEQDQDRDQEQQQQQQIAKRTTATTAVTSSTTKEPTSSRITRATSTLSTVDEKPDSKLVRQRVALQQQRQQQQQRQQQQDQEHLPKSQSLSSSSTVKDSLEAVEETSLIDASNETTPPPSLAMPSSCSTGAIPRLNRPGISTGATPKVTMTATTTTTTTPTITARLPTSQSHPTSYDLPPSLPHTYSATATVRGPLGMSMSSSAASATKGIGGTAFTMLPPTTTTISLLPLPAPPRDVTIPHPAPTRDAASTATSSIPGQVLETSGATSLSLSLMRPATASGVVLGGLTTSSFTSSSADPYQKSHPSSAGSVMGRGSSLLLSPPTAAAAASSSSKFEPELVLSPAKLGQ